CCTACCATGACGAGCACTCCTACTACTCTTCCTCCTGTGGTCACACACCTTAGCTGTCTGATATTTTACTGTGCGTACTTAAAAATAAGTGCCTTAATATGTTTATGTCTTGTTGATTTTGGAGTTTAAGATTGCCTATTGTTGTAATCAACATTTATGTGGGGATTGTTAGCTAGCTCGCTAGCGTTAGAATTTCCATTTCCATTATTTAGCATTCCTGTTAGCGGTAAACCACAGTTCTCACGAGTGCTGCTAGGCTATTTTCTGTGTACACCGCTCATGGTAAATGTGTTCATGTTGTGAAGACGTACTTACAATACTGCATTGTTTACATTAGTATATTTACCATTTTCTACAAGTTCCATAGCCTGTGTAGGTTGTCATGTGAACACACATTTCCTGCTACAGTGGTACAGCCTGTGCTGTTATATACAAGCCTGTGCTAGCTTGTTAGTCATGTCCTGCATACAGCATCAGTGCTATAGTCTGTTTTACCTCTTTGTTTTCAGAATCACAATCATTGTTAGACACCATTACTGTTAGAGttgttttgtatttgtgtgtgtggatCATTTTTTAAACCTCCTGGAATTGAAATAATGCTTCCTCGTGTTCTCAAAGGACACCCTATGGTGGTAGCTACCGGCCAAAAACCGGCGCCTGCGTTGCCCCACCTATTTTTCCTGGTCCTTTCGATGCGGATCCAGTAACTGCTACAGCCCAAGGATGCCAGTTAACAGAGAAGATCCTCCACAAGATGTGGCCCATCTGCACCGACCAGCTCACCTGCCACAATATCTTGATAATTATGGCATGGCTACAAGTCAAGGAACAGACTACCACACACATTCCCTTACCACTCCTACGAGGGAGAGCAGCTAGAGGGTTCTCTTGAGCACTCGAAACATGACATACCGCCTTCAAAATGACCTTCCCCTTCGACAACTCATCACCCAGGCTGACCAGCAGAATAGAGAACAGAGCCTGAGCCTTTTCATCGGGATGCTAATACACCGGGGTTCCCACCTCAAGCTAACATCGACCAGAGATCGCCAAGATCAGGGCCGAACCTCGACCAGAGATCCTGAGGATCAGCATCGAACCTCGACCAGATATCACCGGGATCAGCGTTGACCTGAACGTGGACTGCCAGTGACAACCGGAGCACACACTGTGTTTACACAGCCAGGTGACAAGATTTATGAGCTCATATgagccccaggactacctgacatgatgactccttgctgtccccagtccacctgactgtgctgctgctccagtttcaactattctgccttattattattcgaccatgctggtcatttatgaacatttgaacatcttgaccatgttttgttataatctccacccggaacagccagaagaggactggccaccccacatagcctggttcctctctaggtttcttcctaggttttggcctttctagggagtttttcctagccaccgtgcttctacacctgcattgcttgctgtttggggttttaggctgggtttctgtacagcactttgagatatcagctgatgtacgaagggctatataaataaatttgatttgatttgatagaagaGGTCAGGAAGATGGAAGGTTCCTACAGTCCACCATCTCCGGTCCATGTCTGGTGGGAACAGCCTAGTCCATCCTTTGATGTCCAGCCTGCTGCTGTCCAATGATGCCCTGGGAGCCCCCTCCAGTCTTTACAGTCCATGTCTGCTGCCTGTCGCAGTCTTGGGGTTTATGTTAGCCCCTCTGAACTGTGTCCTGCTAGTTCCAGCCTTGGCAGACCCGCCTGACGTCCCCGTGGAGGACCCACCTCACCGAAGTGTTCAGTATCCGGTCATAGGTGACACCTCACCCTCTTTCCTAACTAGGTCCTCAGTCTATAGTCCCAGTAGGTCCAGAGCATCTTAGCCCTCAGTCTCCAGTTGTCTATCCCAGTCGGCCCAGAGCTTTCCGTCCTGATAACCCTAATATCCCCTAGCTCACAGTCTGTAGCCCAATCaggcctaggctacctgcccggggaggcaggtagcctagtggttagagcgttgggcctgtaaccgaaaTTTTGCTAGATCGTATCtctggtaaaaatctgtcgttctgcccctgaacaaggcagttaacccactgttcctaggtcatcattgtaaataagaatttgttcttaactgacttgcctagttaaataaaataaaaaaatcaggcTCCAAGTGGTCACAATATCTGTATCTGATATATTATTGTGCGTGCATCTAAAAATAGCTAGCTCGCTCGCTTGTGTTAGAGCTAACATTAGCATTTCCATTCAGAATGAATTAGCATTTAGTATTTAGCATTTAGTATTTAGTGATTAGCCGTTTGTTAGCATTTCTCACTTGTGGTGCTAGGCTAATTTCTGTGTATATCGCTCATGCTAAACTTTTActacagtgggctaaatcagggtcacagtgtttcttggtagtcttaaacaaatctccTTCGAAAACAAAAGTgtgcacctcacacacatggtttttGGCTTTAAAAAAAGGTACCTGTTCCATGTCAGATATCAAGTTGAAATATTtgacattttgagtttgcatcccaaaatATTACACTTTATGTATATAACAgtagactgaaatataacaactgTTTGACACCAGAAacatcacatttaaaaaaaatatgaatataaaaaatattaacattccacccatgatgCAACTAAAGGGCGATTTGgccatttgactgcaggaaaggtgTACTGACAATATTGCACTCTTTTCATTAGTATATTTACTAAGTTTAGTTTTAGCTCTATTTTCAGAACCGCAATCCTTGTCAGACAcaattagggttgcaaaattccattAACTTTCCAGAAAATTCCCAAGTTTACCAGTTGTAGgatttttgtattttcttctgaTTCTGGAAATCTTTCACcctggatttctggaaaacctagacattttgggaaagttattggaattttgcaaccctagacaCAATTACTGTCAgtggtgttgggtgtgtgtgtggatcattTATTTACCCCCTGAAACTGAAATACTGGCTCCTTGTGTTCTGGATGGACACCGGGTGGTGGTTGCTACTGACCTAAAACCAGCTCCCATATATTTTAAACTATGCTTTGATTCTACAATCTAGCCTTATTTTTCAGATCATATTGGGAAAAACATGATAAAAAAAAACCTCAAATGCATCCAAGATTGTagtgtcacaagcttgatgtagaatatgcaaccaaatactaaacttgacTACTTTTAATACACTATGGGCCGGTTTCACAGACGAGGCTTAAGCCTAGTCCCATACTAAAATGCCCGTTTGAGCGGTCTTAACTCAAAAGCAACTTGCACAGACTTATCTTAAAATAGTTGTCGATTTAGCCTGTTCTGGATAAAACAAAGCTGAGTGCAAGAGGGAGGATCCAGAACAGGCTAAATCGACAACTATTTTAAGATAAGTCTGTGCAAGTTGCTTTTGAGTTAAGACCGCTTTAGCCAATTCTCTCCAAGTTCTGATCATTTTGAGGTTTTTGGCATCTGGAATCTTTCATCGTGAAACTGTTGATTTGTGTGGTGCCAGTGACGCAACTGTGTAGAATAGTTTAAAGTCTGCTGGGACATTTGTAAACTGTGGAGTCTTTACATCAAGTTTCCTGATGCTGCTGGCCAAGCCAACTATAAATTGCAATTCTATGAATATAGGCACTTCCCAGGAGTGATTGGCTACATAGATGGATGTCACGTTCCCATAAAGTGTCCATCAACTCCTGATGATGAGGAGTACAGGAACTGTAAGAATTGGTTTTCCATCAATGTTCAGGGTGTATGCACACCTAATTTAGAGTTTTCAAACATTGTTGCCCATTGGAAAGATGCAGCTCTTCATTGTGTACCTCGTTTCAGAGAGGACAACATAGTGGACTACTACTTGGTGACAGTGGATATGGTCAGAGTAACTTTTTATTCACGCCATACATAAATCCCACAACCGCTGAGCAGCAAAGATACAACCAAGCTCATATCCACACGAGAGTATGTTTGGAGTATGGATAAGTCGATTCCAGTGTTTACGCAATACACTTCGTTTCAAGTCAAAAAGATGCTGCAAGGTGATCATTGCTACAGCTGTAGCTGTGCTGCACAACTACCTGAAGCAGCATTGCTGTCCTGATCCTCCAATGGAAGATCAGGATCAAGCAGATGTGTCCATGGCTGAGGCAGGCAATGACCAACGAGGACTTGCATACAGTTGCTTTCACATTGCAGCACTTCAACTAGATGAGATGCATTTAAATATGGAATGTATTCATTATGGCTTATTTTTGCTTTGATAATGTTTGTTCTGTACAAAATTAAAATAGTGTGCAGCAAAATTTAAATGAGTGACTAAACCAAGGCTGGTTTAAAATGTGGTTTGTGGTGATCAACAAAACTCTCACTCATGAATATCCAAACAACGAgacatacattttttacatgtaaTATTGTTCACCATGGTTGGTAATCACAATTGTCtcgttactgtctctctcttccaacTTCATATCGAATTCAACCTGTAGAATTCTCATCTTCATTTCATGTTCTTCCTTCAGATATTTCATTTCATTCTCATGAAATCCTCTGGCTAATCCCAGGTGTTCTCATTTAGGCTTACTTACCTTACTTACCTTACTCCAGGACTCCATAGTCTCCTACTAACTACGCCAAATTTAGGCCACATTCATGAAAGCTACTTAATATCACactctgatcagtttcacctgtccttgttattgtctccaccccctccaggtgtcgcttgttatccctggtgtatatatccctgtgttatcTTCccctctgtgccagtttgtcttgtatgttccaagtcaacaAGTGGGTTTTCTGTGCGCCTGCCTGTTTCGATGTTCTTTTACTAgacctcctggttttgacccgtgcctgttttctggactctgtacctgtctgccctgaccttgagccaGTCTGCCAcgctgtacctcctggactctgaactggttttgaccttttacctgtccacgaccattcccTTGCCTTCCCCTTTTGGATACAATAAATATCAGACTCAATCCATCTGCCTCCTGtatctgggtctcaccttgtgccttTATACTTAAATGTACTCGTTTTAACTAGTACACATTAAGGCTTAATCCTGGTTTAGATTATGAAACTGTCACAAAAAGGGAATTTGTCCAAATGCTTAATTAAGCCTTTTTCAAatagggggactagatacataaagtgcttccATCTTTAAACGGGGAACAGATGTGTATGAAAACATGCTCAAATAAAAGCTGGCATTCTGTATTGTcacctaatattaaacattctAATGTAAAAGGCTGGAATGTAGAGCCAAATAAAACCATTTAACTTCACTGTCCAATAACATATAGAGGGAAGTGTAGATCATGTTTTTCAATATTCCTTTTCCTTCAAACCTCAGGGTTGGGCCCTGGGGAGAATGTCTGAGACTTTACAGTCAGGTAATGGCTTTGACTATCcactgactggaggggaagaAACTGCGGGTGACCTATTTGACTGTTTAGAATATTATATTGCATTATACAGAGTAGTAGCAACATACTGTAGTGGAATTGTTTGCTTTTAAACAGTTCATATTCATTTGATCTCCTCACAGAGGGCTTTGGCCATGAGGATGCTGGCATTGCCTCTCAGGTGAGAATGTGGATCTTAAAACTTCGTGTCAGTTTCATTCCTCTAATTCTAATCATAGGGCTGGTCTAATTTTTCTAATTTGTACAAATATTTTTGGCACAGCCTAAATATCCTGCAAGTCTTCCAGTTCTGGAGTTTCCAAAGCCTTTGGTAGGTCTGGTGAGAAGGAAAAGGGATTGGGTCATTCCTCCCATCAACATCCCAGAGAACTCAAGAGGCCCTTTCCCCGAGCGTATGGTGCAGGTGAGTGATTGTAGATTTATGTTGGCAGAAAACATGGTTGTTTCAGGATTTTGTTCTGGTTTTAACATTGTTAATATTTATACATTCAGTTTAGATCCAACAATGATAAAGAGGTGAAGATCCTGTACAGCATCACTGGTTCTGGAGTAGATCAACCCCCTGTGGGACTGTTCACTGTGGACAAAAACTCTGGGTTTCTCTATGTGACCCAGCctttggacagagagagaaaaaaccaTTATGTGGTAATGTTTGTAAATAAGACAAATATCTGGTAATGTCAGTTTGTTTTGCCTTTTGAATTCTATAACATTGAATGCATGttattttaacatttttatatattttcctGTTTAGCTTTTGGCTCGTGCTGTTGCAGTTGGTGCGGGTTTAGCAGAAGATCAAATGGAGATTATTGTTAAAGTAATTGATATGAATGACAACAAGCCAGTTTTCACCCAAGATCCTTTTACAGGGATTGTCCCGGAAGCATCCCTACCAGGTGTGTCTCAGTCAACATTGAGTCAAATGTACTAAGCTGAGTTTTAGAATAAAAGTACAATATCAATAttcaatatgttttattgtcatcCATGAATATCATTTATGTTGAAATATTTTCTTCTCAGGGTTTGAGGTCATGGAGGTCACAGCCACCGATGCAGATGAGCCTGGCTCAGCCAATTCTGATGTCAGATACACTATTATAAATCAGGAACCTGAGCTGCCGAGTCGCAACATGTTTTTCATCAACCCTGTCACAGGAGGGATCCGGGTCAATGCTGCTGGACTGGACAGAGAGGTTAGTGGCTATACTACTAGCATACAATTTTAATTTACAGTAACCACTACATTTCACAATGTGCTCCATCTGGTGTCATTTTCCAGAATATTCCAAAATATACATTGGAAATCCAAGCTGCTGATATGGAGGGCAATGGTCTGTCATGTTTCGGAAAATCCATAATTACTGTAACGGACAGCAATGACATAGCTCCTCAATTTGAGAAGTCTTCGGTAAGTGTACAATCAGCAAACAGTACCGCTCATTAAACAGTAAAGGTGACTTGAAGAGGGAAATATTTTGATTGAAGGAGCTGACTTGAGGAAAATTTGAACTTGATAAAtggcatacatacatatatacatgttCTCTTCATGTATTTTCCTTTCAGAACACGGTGTCTGTCCCAGAGAACAAAGTGAATGCCCTGGTGGTCAAAATGCCAGTGAGTGATGGAGATGAGCCACACTCTTCCAACTGGGCCACCAAGTACAGGATTGTAGATGGAGACCCAGGTGGAATGTTCACTGTAAACACTGGACCTAGTAGACTGGAAGGAATCATTACCACAGCCAAGGTACCTGCTTGGTTTCTTGGTTTCTTGGTTTCTTTGTTCAGATGAGTATGTGAATGGAGCCAAGTtacagcacatacagtgccttgcgaaagtattcggcccccttgaactttgcgacctttttccacatttcaggcttcaaacataaagatataaaactgtatttttttgtgaagaatcaacaacaagtgggacacaatcattaagtggaacgacatttattggatatttcaaacttttttaacaaatcaaaaactgaaaaattgggcgtgcaaaattattcagcccccttaagttaatactttgtagcgccaccttttgctgcgattacagctgtaagtcgcttggggtatgtctctatcagttttgcacatcgagagactgaaattttttcccattcctccttgcaaaacagctcgagctcagtgaggttggatgcagagcatttgtgaacagcagttttcagttctttccacagattctcgattggattcaggtctggactttgacttggctattctaacacctggatatgtttatttttgaaccattccattgtagattttgctttatgttttggatcattgtcttgttggaagacaaatctccgtcccagtctcaggtcttttgcagactccatcaggttttcttccagaatggtcctgtatttggctccatccatcttcccatcaattttaaccatcttccctgtccctgctgaagaaaagcaggcccaaaccatgatgctgccaccaccatgtttgacagtggggatggtgtgttcagggtgatgagctgtgttgcttttacgccaaacataacgttttgcattgttgccaaaaagttcaatttttgtttcatctgaccagagcaccttcttccacatgtttggtgtgtctcccaggtggcttgtggcaaactttaaacaacactttttatggatatctttaagaaatggctttcttcttgccactcttccatgaaggccatatttgtgcaatatacgactgattgttgtcctatggacagagtctcccacctcagctgtagatctctgcagttcatccagagtgatcatgggcctcttggctgcatctctgatcagtcttctccttgtatgagctgaaagtttagagggatggccaggtcttggtagatttgcagtggtctgatactccttccatttcaatattatcgcttgcacagtgctccttgggatgtttaaagcttgggaaatctttttgtatccaaatccggctttaaacttcttcacaacagtatctcggacctgcctggtgtgttccttgttcttcattatgctctctgcgcttttaacggacctctgagactatcacagtgcaggtgcatttatacggagacttgattacacacaggtggattgtatttatcatcattagtcatttaggtcaacattggatcattcagagatcctcactgaacttctggagagagtttgctgcactgaaagtaaaggggctgaataatttttcacggacaatttttcagtttttgatttgttaaaaaagtttgaaatatccaataaatgtcgttccacttcatgattgtgtcccacttgttgttgattcttcacaaaaaaatacagttttatatctttatgtttgaagcctgaaatgtggcaaaaggtcgcaaagttcaagggggccgaatactttcgcaaggcactgtatgtatttgaCTGTGGTCTGAATTTCACTGTAGAACCATACAAATATTTGACAAAATTGTTGATGTTTTTGTCATTGTGTCATGAACCTGGCTGTGTCTCGTTCCCATTTAGCCCCTTGACTTTGAGAAGGACAATCGCTACACCCTGTTGGTGACTGTGGAGAATGAGGTCCCATTTGCCACCCCCCtgcccacctccacctccacagtcCAGGTGAATGTGGAGGATAGGAATGATGCCCCTGTCTTTGACCCAGTGGAAAAGGTTGTTTCTATATCTGAACACCTGCCAGTGGACAGTGATTTGGTTCTGTATACAGCCATTGATCCAGACATCATGGCACATAAACTCATGTGAGTTCATGAAACTTTATTTTATCTGCAATTTATTTAATTCAGTTGAGGTCCTGGTATAAATGTGGAGAATTtttatttttaactaggcaagtcagttaagaacaaattcttattttcaatgacggcctaggaacagtgggtaacaatcttgttcaggggcagaacgacagattttgtaccttgtcagtgtAGCGTGGTTCATTTTGCGTTGTGTACTTTTAATTAGGACGCTGCCACAACTAGTTACTAGTTGAATTATTTTGATTTGCcctgcacacgaagagacaacacacattatgttaACCCTTGGCGAGGTCCTAGCTCTCAGGCACCTTGCTAGCTGAAAGTCAGGCAAAAGAGCGCGCCAAAAGGAAATAACAGGTGCTGCGTGCACACATTCAATGCACAACAGCACACCATACAATACAAGCAAAATGATACAGAACATAATTCAGACAAAGTAAAAGACATAcctgcacacgaagagacaacaTACATTATGTTAACCCTTGGCGCGGTCCTAGCTCTCAGGCATCCACTCAAACACTGTCCCAAGTACTCACAAGTTACAATAGATACCCTAGTAAGCGAGCTTTGTGAAACTTGTTAACATAAATCTTTATATTATCCACATTGTAACAAATTTATGGTAGCATAAAACAGTACATTGTGTAACATTATGACGGTTTTATATTAAACAATTTCGGAGCCAAGGGCAACATACCttgctagctgaaggtcaggcaaaAGAAAA
This window of the Oncorhynchus clarkii lewisi isolate Uvic-CL-2024 chromosome 1, UVic_Ocla_1.0, whole genome shotgun sequence genome carries:
- the LOC139415233 gene encoding B-cadherin-like isoform X1: MSYDITIFLIWGWALGRMSETLQSGNGFDYPLTGGEETAEGFGHEDAGIASQPKYPASLPVLEFPKPLVGLVRRKRDWVIPPINIPENSRGPFPERMVQFRSNNDKEVKILYSITGSGVDQPPVGLFTVDKNSGFLYVTQPLDRERKNHYVLLARAVAVGAGLAEDQMEIIVKVIDMNDNKPVFTQDPFTGIVPEASLPGFEVMEVTATDADEPGSANSDVRYTIINQEPELPSRNMFFINPVTGGIRVNAAGLDRENIPKYTLEIQAADMEGNGLSCFGKSIITVTDSNDIAPQFEKSSNTVSVPENKVNALVVKMPVSDGDEPHSSNWATKYRIVDGDPGGMFTVNTGPSRLEGIITTAKPLDFEKDNRYTLLVTVENEVPFATPLPTSTSTVQVNVEDRNDAPVFDPVEKVVSISEHLPVDSDLVLYTAIDPDIMAHKLMYRMDRDPAKWLDINSETGMIKTKHSLDRESPFAKDGKYRVLILAIEDEIPATGTGTILIELEDVNDNAPTIDDTPLKLCNQDPRLVRLAVTDRDGPGFAEPFSVELLEGSNMYCAAQMDETGTVVELTFKAMREQRNFYINLRVTDAGGLKQDHVIHVTMNEDSCMTWGDFCVRS
- the LOC139415233 gene encoding B-cadherin-like isoform X3 — translated: MVQFRSNNDKEVKILYSITGSGVDQPPVGLFTVDKNSGFLYVTQPLDRERKNHYVLLARAVAVGAGLAEDQMEIIVKVIDMNDNKPVFTQDPFTGIVPEASLPGFEVMEVTATDADEPGSANSDVRYTIINQEPELPSRNMFFINPVTGGIRVNAAGLDRENIPKYTLEIQAADMEGNGLSCFGKSIITVTDSNDIAPQFEKSSNTVSVPENKVNALVVKMPVSDGDEPHSSNWATKYRIVDGDPGGMFTVNTGPSRLEGIITTAKPLDFEKDNRYTLLVTVENEVPFATPLPTSTSTVQVNVEDRNDAPVFDPVEKVVSISEHLPVDSDLVLYTAIDPDIMAHKLMYRMDRDPAKWLDINSETGMIKTKHSLDRESPFAKDGKYRVLILAIEDEIPATGTGTILIELEDVNDNAPTIDDTPLKLCNQDPRLVRLAVTDRDGPGFAEPFSVELLEGSNMYCAAQMDETGTVVELTFKAMREQRNFYINLRVTDAGGLKQDHVIHVTMNEDSCMTWGDFCVRS
- the LOC139415233 gene encoding B-cadherin-like isoform X2, which produces MSYDITIFLIWGWALGRMSETLQSEGFGHEDAGIASQPKYPASLPVLEFPKPLVGLVRRKRDWVIPPINIPENSRGPFPERMVQFRSNNDKEVKILYSITGSGVDQPPVGLFTVDKNSGFLYVTQPLDRERKNHYVLLARAVAVGAGLAEDQMEIIVKVIDMNDNKPVFTQDPFTGIVPEASLPGFEVMEVTATDADEPGSANSDVRYTIINQEPELPSRNMFFINPVTGGIRVNAAGLDRENIPKYTLEIQAADMEGNGLSCFGKSIITVTDSNDIAPQFEKSSNTVSVPENKVNALVVKMPVSDGDEPHSSNWATKYRIVDGDPGGMFTVNTGPSRLEGIITTAKPLDFEKDNRYTLLVTVENEVPFATPLPTSTSTVQVNVEDRNDAPVFDPVEKVVSISEHLPVDSDLVLYTAIDPDIMAHKLMYRMDRDPAKWLDINSETGMIKTKHSLDRESPFAKDGKYRVLILAIEDEIPATGTGTILIELEDVNDNAPTIDDTPLKLCNQDPRLVRLAVTDRDGPGFAEPFSVELLEGSNMYCAAQMDETGTVVELTFKAMREQRNFYINLRVTDAGGLKQDHVIHVTMNEDSCMTWGDFCVRS